A genomic segment from Lignipirellula cremea encodes:
- the rplT gene encoding 50S ribosomal protein L20 yields MRTTNAPARNRAKKRLFKRAKGYVGGRNHLLRTVKETLLRAGAYAYRDRRVRKRDFRRLWIIRINAAAHMRGLRYSQFIYGLKKANIELNRKMLSELAVHDPAAFDVITDKVKEALAA; encoded by the coding sequence ATGCGTACCACCAATGCTCCGGCACGTAACCGGGCAAAAAAGCGTTTGTTCAAGCGAGCCAAAGGTTACGTCGGAGGACGTAATCACCTGCTCCGCACCGTCAAGGAAACGCTGCTTCGCGCTGGCGCTTATGCCTATCGCGATCGCCGCGTCCGCAAACGCGATTTCCGTCGCCTGTGGATCATCCGTATCAATGCGGCCGCCCACATGCGGGGCTTGCGTTACAGCCAGTTCATTTACGGCCTGAAAAAAGCCAACATCGAACTGAACCGCAAGATGCTGTCCGAACTTGCCGTGCACGATCCGGCCGCCTTCGATGTGATCACCGACAAGGTGAAAGAAGCCCTGGCAGCCTAG
- the pheS gene encoding phenylalanine--tRNA ligase subunit alpha, producing the protein MALQEFLSELDNLAAQAVSAFDGAADQAALEEQRVEFLGAKNGRFKVVQKQMGQVGGSDRPAAGKRLNEVKQQIQDAFDSASERLKSAAVTHRGGPQYDPTLPGQALRVGRLHPITQTIEELKDIMGRLGFSVADGPEIEDERHNFEALNIPLSHPARDPLDNFYLAAAGAAVGDDLLLMRSQTSTVQIRVMENTEPPIRIISLGRVYRPDEPDATHYPMFHQMEGLLIDRKVTMADLKTVLRLFATSYLGADVHIRFRPSFFPFTEPSVEADFSWNGNWIEFGGAGMVDPNVLREVGYDPEEYTGFAFGLGVERLCMRRHNIDDIRELYKNDVRFLQQF; encoded by the coding sequence ATGGCCCTGCAGGAATTTCTGTCTGAACTCGACAACCTGGCCGCCCAGGCGGTCAGTGCGTTCGACGGCGCCGCCGATCAGGCTGCGCTGGAAGAGCAAAGAGTGGAGTTTCTCGGGGCCAAAAACGGCCGCTTCAAGGTCGTTCAGAAGCAGATGGGCCAGGTCGGCGGTTCCGACCGGCCCGCCGCCGGCAAGCGGCTGAACGAAGTCAAACAGCAGATTCAAGACGCTTTTGACTCCGCCAGCGAGCGTTTGAAATCGGCCGCCGTGACACATCGCGGCGGCCCGCAATACGACCCGACCCTGCCCGGCCAGGCATTGCGTGTCGGTCGCTTGCACCCGATCACCCAGACGATCGAAGAACTCAAAGACATCATGGGCCGCCTCGGCTTCAGCGTTGCTGACGGACCCGAGATCGAAGATGAGCGCCATAACTTCGAGGCGCTCAATATCCCCCTGTCGCACCCGGCCCGCGACCCGCTGGATAACTTCTACCTGGCCGCCGCGGGAGCCGCCGTCGGCGACGACCTGCTGCTGATGCGTAGCCAGACCAGCACCGTCCAGATCAGGGTGATGGAGAATACCGAGCCGCCGATCAGGATCATTTCCCTCGGCCGCGTCTACCGTCCCGACGAACCGGACGCCACGCATTACCCCATGTTCCACCAGATGGAAGGTCTGCTGATCGACCGTAAGGTCACCATGGCCGACCTCAAAACAGTGCTGCGACTGTTCGCCACCAGTTACCTGGGCGCCGACGTTCACATCCGCTTCCGCCCCTCGTTCTTTCCGTTTACCGAACCCAGCGTCGAGGCCGACTTCAGCTGGAACGGCAACTGGATTGAATTCGGCGGCGCCGGCATGGTCGATCCCAACGTCCTCCGCGAAGTCGGTTACGACCCGGAAGAATACACCGGCTTTGCCTTTGGCCTGGGCGTCGAACGGCTCTGCATGCGGCGGCACAACATCGACGACATTCGCGAACTCTACAAGAACGACGTTCGCTTTTTGCAGCAGTTTTAG
- the rpmI gene encoding 50S ribosomal protein L35, translating into MPKNKTHKGTKKRFRLTATGKAKHRQSGTSHLQARMSPKRRRNLRGTTTVATCMETMVQRALGKHSA; encoded by the coding sequence ATGCCCAAGAACAAAACGCATAAAGGCACGAAGAAGCGATTCCGCCTGACTGCCACCGGCAAAGCCAAGCACCGCCAGTCCGGCACGAGCCATCTGCAGGCCCGCATGTCGCCCAAACGCCGTCGTAATCTGCGCGGCACCACCACCGTGGCGACCTGCATGGAAACCATGGTCCAGCGGGCCCTGGGCAAGCACAGCGCTTAG
- a CDS encoding HD domain-containing protein, producing the protein MNREDAYQLVCEYTQSESLRLHMLSVETAMRAYAEKLGEDVEKYGIVGLLHDFDYERWPDPPDHPLQGAAILAGLGYPDDVIYAIKSHADYLTDCPRTHLIDKVLYACDELSGFVTAVAKVRPGGIAGMQASSVRKKMKQKSFAAAIHREDILSGAADLEVELNDHIQFVIDALEKNGEALRLL; encoded by the coding sequence ATGAATCGTGAAGACGCATATCAACTGGTTTGCGAATATACGCAGAGCGAAAGCCTCCGCCTGCACATGCTGAGCGTCGAAACGGCGATGCGAGCATACGCCGAGAAGCTGGGCGAAGATGTCGAAAAGTACGGCATCGTGGGGCTGTTGCACGATTTTGACTACGAACGCTGGCCCGATCCGCCCGACCACCCCCTGCAGGGCGCCGCCATCCTGGCCGGTCTGGGCTATCCCGACGACGTGATCTACGCCATTAAATCGCACGCCGATTACCTGACCGACTGCCCGCGAACCCACCTGATCGACAAAGTTTTATACGCCTGTGACGAGCTCTCGGGCTTCGTCACGGCCGTCGCCAAGGTCCGGCCGGGCGGTATCGCCGGCATGCAGGCCAGCAGCGTGCGGAAGAAAATGAAGCAGAAGAGCTTCGCCGCCGCCATCCATCGAGAAGACATCCTCTCCGGCGCCGCCGACCTGGAAGTGGAGCTCAACGATCACATCCAGTTCGTGATCGACGCCCTGGAGAAGAATGGGGAAGCGCTCCGCCTGCTATAG